A single window of Entomoplasma ellychniae DNA harbors:
- the rimP gene encoding ribosome maturation factor RimP, which yields MRNFTTVKDQIIKIVEPILKESGLKIYEINNYFDFDSDILQILVEDLAKPNKPLDFDDITKSNELISQALDQLEELSDAYMLEIASAGAEKPIKDKDQLIKAIGDYIHLELNKSVNNQNAIEGTLLSYDEVNDSFILGYFLKGQKKKHNFTFNEVKTIRYAVKF from the coding sequence ATGAGAAATTTCACAACTGTAAAAGATCAAATAATTAAAATTGTAGAACCAATTCTAAAAGAATCTGGATTAAAAATTTATGAGATAAATAATTATTTTGATTTTGATAGTGACATCTTACAAATATTAGTAGAAGATTTAGCAAAACCTAATAAACCATTAGATTTTGATGATATTACTAAAAGCAATGAGTTAATTTCACAAGCATTAGATCAATTAGAAGAACTAAGTGATGCATATATGTTAGAAATAGCTAGTGCTGGGGCTGAAAAGCCCATTAAAGATAAAGACCAACTTATTAAAGCAATTGGTGATTACATACATTTAGAATTAAATAAAAGTGTAAATAATCAAAATGCAATTGAAGGCACATTGCTAAGTTATGATGAAGTTAATGACTCATTTATACTGGGATACTTTTTAAAAGGTCAAAAGAAAAAACACAACTTCACATTTAATGAAGTTAAGACTATTAGATACGCAGTAAAGTTTTAA
- the nusA gene encoding transcription termination factor NusA: MVNGAQLLEALASIENEKGIDREIALEGIKEGFQKAFERFYDTDAIIRVEIDDNSGDIKLLQQLKVVKTINDIEDDWLEIELEAALQINKTAIVGENVYKEIKFGDEFSRMAVGQVRQIFQQKLKATERESIYRRFAGLENEIVTGKIVGTNDNQTSYLLDIEGVQTSLWNKKCINGETFKIDQFVDVLIEEVSRENKYSQLSVSRIAPNFLIKLLEREISEVHDGVVEIVSASREAGKRAKISVLSHDMNVEPIGAIVGVKGARINQISAQLNGEKIDVIRYSEDFTEYLINAMAPVKVISVNEVFGEYDIVVPNEQLSLAIGKFGMAAKLVANLLKRRINIYSLESAKEANVSVLWNGNITEEQVNDPAFLSEVNKRKTRTDATSRENFSPRDNYVAKKPQYNIDREALSAFQDEIGEEYNSGVEEIDEELLAAINAVDSPAIDLKEIQAELESFNNVIEEKVVEEIDEDEEDLYEEYYD; the protein is encoded by the coding sequence ATGGTAAACGGAGCGCAATTATTAGAAGCATTAGCTTCAATTGAAAATGAAAAAGGAATTGATAGAGAAATTGCTTTAGAAGGAATCAAAGAAGGATTTCAAAAAGCATTTGAAAGATTTTATGATACAGATGCTATTATTAGAGTTGAAATTGATGACAACTCAGGTGATATTAAATTATTACAACAATTAAAAGTTGTTAAAACAATTAATGATATTGAAGATGATTGATTAGAAATTGAATTAGAAGCAGCATTACAAATTAACAAGACAGCTATTGTTGGAGAAAATGTTTACAAAGAAATTAAATTTGGTGATGAATTCTCAAGAATGGCTGTTGGACAAGTACGTCAAATATTTCAACAAAAATTAAAAGCGACTGAAAGAGAAAGCATTTATAGAAGATTTGCTGGATTAGAAAATGAAATTGTAACTGGTAAGATTGTTGGGACTAATGATAATCAAACTTCTTACCTATTAGACATTGAAGGTGTGCAAACATCACTATGAAACAAAAAATGTATTAATGGGGAAACATTTAAAATTGATCAATTTGTTGATGTTTTAATTGAAGAAGTTTCAAGAGAAAATAAATATTCACAATTATCAGTATCAAGAATTGCTCCAAATTTTTTAATTAAATTATTAGAAAGAGAAATTAGTGAAGTACATGATGGAGTTGTTGAAATTGTTTCAGCATCAAGAGAAGCTGGTAAAAGAGCTAAAATCTCAGTATTATCACACGACATGAATGTAGAACCAATTGGAGCTATTGTTGGAGTTAAAGGTGCTAGAATTAATCAAATATCTGCACAATTAAATGGTGAAAAAATTGATGTTATTAGATATAGTGAAGACTTCACTGAATATTTAATCAACGCAATGGCACCAGTTAAGGTTATTTCAGTTAATGAAGTATTTGGTGAATATGATATTGTTGTTCCAAATGAGCAATTGTCATTAGCTATTGGTAAATTTGGAATGGCTGCTAAATTAGTTGCTAACTTATTAAAAAGAAGAATTAATATTTATAGTTTAGAAAGTGCTAAAGAAGCAAATGTTTCTGTTTTATGAAATGGAAACATTACAGAAGAACAAGTAAATGATCCAGCATTCTTAAGTGAAGTTAACAAGAGAAAAACTAGAACTGATGCTACTTCAAGAGAAAATTTTTCCCCAAGAGATAACTATGTTGCTAAAAAACCTCAATACAACATTGATAGAGAAGCTTTATCAGCATTTCAAGACGAAATTGGTGAAGAATACAATTCAGGAGTAGAAGAAATTGATGAAGAATTATTAGCAGCAATCAATGCAGTTGATTCGCCAGCTATTGATTTAAAAGAAATTCAAGCTGAATTAGAATCATTTAATAATGTTATTGAAGAAAAAGTTGTTGAAGAAATTGATGAAGATGAAGAAGATCTTTATGAAGAATACTACGATTAA
- the rnpM gene encoding RNase P modulator RnpM, whose translation MKNTTINNLRKEIVSKKMINKFELFRVVLTKDNKVFVDHTYQANGRGSYILKDLDSIEQARKKHLLAKSFKTKIDMSIYDELEKIINE comes from the coding sequence ATGAAGAATACTACGATTAATAATTTAAGAAAAGAAATAGTTAGTAAAAAAATGATCAATAAATTTGAATTATTTAGAGTTGTATTGACTAAAGATAATAAAGTATTTGTTGATCATACTTATCAAGCAAATGGTCGAGGATCTTATATTTTAAAAGATTTAGATTCTATTGAACAAGCTAGAAAAAAACATTTGCTAGCAAAAAGTTTTAAAACTAAAATAGATATGTCTATTTATGATGAACTAGAAAAGATAATTAATGAATAA
- a CDS encoding L7Ae/L30e/S12e/Gadd45 family ribosomal protein: MNKSKLLNAIGMCYAANKIIKGEQLLDAIKKNKVKLVILSSNMGSSQKKKFIDKCTFYNIEYYTNLITVEEMITSFANKNVVALGVNDPNFIKLIKSNI, from the coding sequence ATGAATAAAAGCAAATTATTAAATGCTATTGGCATGTGTTATGCTGCTAATAAAATTATTAAAGGTGAACAACTTTTGGACGCAATTAAAAAAAATAAAGTAAAACTAGTTATTTTATCAAGTAATATGGGAAGTAGTCAAAAAAAGAAATTTATTGATAAGTGTACTTTTTATAATATTGAATATTATACAAATTTAATTACAGTTGAAGAGATGATAACATCTTTTGCAAATAAAAATGTAGTTGCATTAGGAGTTAATGATCCTAACTTTATTAAATTAATTAAATCAAATATATAA
- the infB gene encoding translation initiation factor IF-2, with translation MAKKTNNRPAHANKKQMSKDHTKQIKQQLNETVATGLIDGVFVYTQTLSVLEFATQIGQSVAVILKHFFAQGLMLNQNAILSEEQMAELALELGFDFRKEESLSKENFFDALDLTVEDKPEDLVMRNPIVTIMGHVDHGKTTLLDSIKNTNVVAGEAGGITQAIGAYRIKTEDGRRITFIDTPGHEAFSEMRARGANVTDIVILIVAADDGVMPQTEEAIDHAKLANVPIVVFVNKCDKPGADPERVKSELMKYGLLAEEYGGDIPFVLGSAKAKTGLKELQDTLLFIAEMQDYKANPNKLASGVVLEAHLDKAKGPVASILVKDGTLEIKDMIVAGTTYGNIKLIENEHAKKVLKAGPSKPVVIYGLNEVPSAGDKFIVINDEKTARSIAEAQAEKKLNAERQKNNSFSLASIKKHIDDGELKAINLIIKADTQGSVEAIKGSLAKIEINGVKINIIRASVGGITLSDVTLASTVTEGIVLIYGFNVRPDAIVRKKAEEEKIEIRFYNIIYKLIEELEASAQGMLDPEFEEKITGQAEIRALFRHTDVGVIGGFHITDGYLTRKSKVRLIRDSIVVYTGELSSLKHLKDDIKEAKINSEGGLTIKNFNDLKEGDIVEGYIESEIKK, from the coding sequence ATGGCTAAAAAAACAAATAATAGACCAGCACATGCAAACAAAAAACAAATGTCTAAAGATCATACAAAACAAATTAAACAACAATTAAATGAAACAGTAGCAACTGGATTAATTGATGGAGTATTTGTATATACTCAAACATTATCAGTTTTAGAATTTGCCACTCAAATTGGGCAAAGTGTTGCTGTGATTTTAAAACATTTCTTCGCACAAGGACTAATGCTAAATCAAAATGCAATTTTATCAGAAGAACAAATGGCAGAACTTGCTTTAGAATTAGGATTTGACTTTAGAAAAGAAGAATCTTTATCAAAAGAAAACTTTTTTGATGCTCTAGACTTAACTGTTGAAGATAAACCAGAAGATTTAGTTATGCGTAACCCAATAGTAACAATTATGGGTCATGTTGATCATGGTAAAACAACTTTATTAGATTCAATTAAAAATACTAATGTTGTTGCTGGTGAAGCTGGGGGTATTACTCAAGCAATTGGTGCTTATCGTATTAAAACTGAAGATGGTCGAAGAATAACTTTTATTGATACACCAGGTCATGAGGCTTTTTCTGAAATGAGAGCACGTGGAGCTAATGTAACTGATATAGTTATTTTAATAGTAGCAGCTGATGATGGTGTTATGCCTCAAACAGAAGAAGCTATTGATCATGCTAAATTAGCAAATGTTCCAATTGTTGTATTTGTTAATAAATGTGATAAACCAGGAGCAGATCCTGAAAGAGTTAAATCTGAATTAATGAAATATGGTTTATTAGCTGAAGAGTATGGTGGGGATATTCCATTTGTACTAGGATCAGCTAAAGCCAAAACTGGATTAAAAGAATTACAAGATACACTTTTATTTATTGCAGAAATGCAAGATTATAAAGCTAATCCAAATAAATTAGCATCTGGTGTTGTTTTAGAAGCACACTTAGATAAAGCAAAAGGACCAGTTGCTTCAATTTTAGTTAAAGATGGAACTTTAGAAATTAAAGATATGATAGTTGCTGGTACTACTTATGGAAATATTAAACTAATTGAAAATGAACATGCTAAAAAAGTATTAAAAGCAGGTCCGAGTAAACCAGTTGTTATATATGGTTTAAACGAAGTACCTTCAGCTGGTGATAAATTCATTGTTATTAATGATGAAAAAACTGCTAGAAGTATTGCTGAAGCTCAAGCTGAAAAGAAATTAAATGCAGAACGTCAAAAAAATAATTCATTTAGTTTAGCTTCAATTAAAAAGCATATTGATGATGGTGAATTAAAAGCTATTAACTTAATTATTAAAGCTGACACACAAGGTAGTGTTGAAGCTATTAAAGGTAGTTTAGCTAAAATTGAAATTAATGGAGTTAAAATTAATATTATTAGAGCAAGTGTTGGAGGAATTACATTAAGTGATGTTACTTTAGCATCAACTGTCACTGAAGGGATTGTATTAATCTATGGATTTAATGTAAGACCAGATGCTATTGTTAGAAAAAAAGCTGAAGAGGAAAAAATTGAAATAAGATTTTATAATATTATTTATAAACTAATTGAAGAACTTGAAGCATCAGCACAAGGTATGCTAGATCCTGAATTTGAAGAAAAAATTACAGGACAAGCAGAAATTAGAGCACTATTCAGACATACTGATGTTGGTGTTATTGGTGGATTTCATATAACTGATGGATATTTAACTAGAAAATCAAAAGTTAGACTAATAAGAGATTCGATTGTTGTTTATACTGGAGAGTTATCAAGTTTAAAACATTTAAAAGATGATATTAAAGAAGCCAAAATTAATTCAGAAGGTGGATTAACTATTAAAAACTTCAACGACCTTAAAGAAGGCGATATTGTTGAAGGATATATTGAATCAGAAATTAAGAAATAA
- a CDS encoding site-specific DNA-methyltransferase: protein MEKLNKVKLEQISLLQERVSEGSLEESNFRILKKIILKADNSQEVFALASMGMIFKNTGLVYDQKTEKIENNIKYLSKNNILSFVESGEIQHELLIGDNYDSLLNLQIKYLSKIKIIYIDPPYGSNDLGEFADTNYQNAISRDNLLSMLHPRLILARTLLLDDGVIYCSIDDKNYAYIKCLFDEVFGEENYISTFIWNNTTGGGIRSKHVNKTHEYILFYSKNKKNIEELWAPLSPSAISSYKLKDDRGKLYRLQQFAWQNESEGLNQKYPITTPDGTEIIPQEGYIYRTTKETFNKWNDNGIIVFKKTKESVFSNLDGSNTEWTISVKDYLGDGMGAPTSSLPKEYVKTNQKSSSEIKDIFGKKVFKFTKPVDLIKYLIKIIPEEENTIVLDFFAGSGTTGQAVCEINKELGKKYKFILCTNNEKDVKLHPRGIAYDVTVERLRRVMTGIATSGNSNFKWIKNNEKLGGNLEVFEIFFADNKDIDIFNKIDETNYGYKKMSLEEKIKWVCENFEKTAKVLK, encoded by the coding sequence ATGGAAAAATTAAATAAAGTTAAACTAGAACAAATATCATTACTACAAGAAAGAGTTTCTGAAGGTTCTTTAGAGGAAAGTAATTTTAGAATATTAAAGAAAATAATTTTAAAAGCAGATAATAGTCAAGAAGTTTTTGCTTTAGCTTCTATGGGTATGATATTTAAAAATACAGGATTAGTTTATGATCAAAAAACAGAAAAAATAGAGAATAATATAAAATACTTAAGCAAAAATAATATTCTTTCATTTGTTGAATCTGGAGAAATTCAGCATGAATTATTAATAGGAGATAATTACGATTCTTTATTGAATTTGCAAATTAAATATTTGTCAAAAATAAAAATAATATATATTGATCCACCATATGGTTCAAACGATTTAGGAGAGTTTGCTGATACTAATTATCAAAATGCTATTTCTAGAGATAATTTATTGTCAATGTTACACCCAAGATTGATTTTAGCTAGGACTTTACTTTTAGATGATGGAGTAATATATTGTTCAATTGATGATAAAAATTATGCATATATAAAATGTTTATTTGATGAGGTTTTTGGTGAAGAAAACTACATTTCAACTTTCATTTGAAATAATACAACTGGTGGGGGAATAAGATCTAAACACGTTAATAAAACACACGAGTATATTTTATTTTATAGTAAAAATAAAAAAAATATTGAGGAATTATGAGCGCCTTTATCGCCTTCTGCGATATCAAGCTATAAACTTAAAGATGATAGAGGCAAACTTTATAGATTACAACAATTTGCTTGACAAAATGAATCTGAAGGACTAAATCAAAAATACCCAATCACTACGCCAGATGGAACAGAAATAATACCACAAGAAGGATATATTTACAGAACAACAAAAGAAACATTTAATAAGTGAAATGATAATGGAATTATAGTTTTTAAAAAAACTAAAGAATCAGTTTTTTCTAATTTAGATGGTTCTAATACAGAATGAACAATATCTGTTAAAGATTATTTGGGTGATGGAATGGGTGCGCCAACCTCTTCCCTTCCTAAAGAATATGTTAAAACAAATCAGAAATCTTCTTCAGAAATAAAAGATATTTTTGGGAAAAAAGTATTTAAATTTACAAAACCTGTTGATTTAATTAAATATTTAATAAAGATAATACCAGAAGAAGAAAATACAATTGTTTTAGATTTTTTTGCAGGTTCAGGAACAACGGGGCAAGCGGTTTGTGAAATAAATAAAGAATTGGGGAAAAAGTACAAATTCATATTGTGTACAAATAATGAAAAGGACGTTAAATTGCATCCAAGAGGAATTGCTTACGATGTGACTGTTGAAAGATTGAGGAGAGTGATGACAGGAATAGCAACATCTGGTAATTCCAATTTTAAATGAATAAAAAACAATGAAAAATTAGGGGGTAATTTGGAAGTTTTTGAAATATTTTTTGCTGATAATAAAGATATTGATATTTTTAATAAAATAGATGAAACAAATTACGGTTATAAAAAAATGTCTTTAGAAGAAAAAATAAAATGAGTATGTGAAAATTTTGAGAAAACTGCAAAGGTGCTAAAATAA
- a CDS encoding DEAD/DEAH box helicase yields MNPEIEKLQLFAINKIEQTLDVKNIVTFKSPTGSGKTIMLCKLINSMISKNSELIFLVSSLSKSELALQNHETFFNFSVDNPLIKPFYINSETSEEASLQIPCEYNVYSLPTNLYNKHGKLFKGILESFLNNIKLKGKKIILIRDECHIETTNLSKLNHFFDKILNISATPQTTKFLIDVEISEYDAERFGLIKQVKEMGNGGIEEFELAIKHFISVKEKYIKTFNINPCMIVQISNEDKGSYEWKTIKKILNNPQFNLHWMYLATNIKDYDTNDKIKNISNSNKKIKWKKYARNNNSQIDVIISKMVITEGWDIPRACMLFQLRDTKSKSLTEQIVGRVRRNPILKNWNDYVDNKNDYFFALQSWVWGDLSKVNRNFKRVYLKKDLIKVQTTSLQKIIQVHSDHQFDIRNFAIQNQPLILEQNIFKLYKLWQKMDYDLNKQAWNVIKNFNDWKLLSNSTDRIIQENRRILKDYEKTMFVNKISGLQQESYFEITKQKLTIKDSLWRVIDNYFDDNDDSEICFDSEAEKKFAIILSLTKNTVWARNFYPNSTINFEYINITKTKSYPDFILKDKNNLNHIFEVKSFNLSNEQKIDILAYKEKISDLAECYLFASKKTNQTFYIPILIGNLWEIRKFSKGVEHIIDDKKLIEELSV; encoded by the coding sequence ATGAATCCAGAAATAGAAAAATTACAATTATTTGCTATAAATAAGATTGAACAAACACTTGATGTAAAAAATATTGTGACATTTAAATCTCCAACAGGTTCTGGTAAAACTATAATGCTATGTAAATTAATTAATTCGATGATAAGCAAAAATTCAGAATTAATTTTTTTAGTTTCTTCTTTATCAAAAAGTGAATTAGCACTTCAAAATCATGAAACTTTTTTTAATTTCTCAGTGGATAACCCGCTTATTAAACCATTTTATATAAATTCTGAGACTTCAGAGGAAGCATCTTTGCAAATTCCTTGTGAATATAACGTTTATTCGTTGCCTACAAATTTGTATAATAAACACGGTAAATTATTCAAAGGAATTTTGGAATCATTTTTAAATAATATAAAACTAAAGGGAAAAAAAATAATTTTGATTAGAGATGAATGTCATATTGAAACAACTAATTTGTCAAAACTAAATCATTTTTTTGATAAAATTCTTAATATTTCTGCTACACCTCAAACTACAAAATTTTTGATTGATGTTGAAATATCTGAATATGATGCTGAAAGATTTGGATTAATTAAACAAGTTAAAGAAATGGGAAATGGAGGTATTGAAGAATTTGAACTAGCTATAAAACACTTTATAAGTGTGAAAGAAAAATACATAAAAACCTTCAATATTAACCCATGTATGATAGTTCAAATTTCAAATGAAGATAAAGGTTCATATGAATGAAAAACTATAAAAAAAATATTAAATAATCCTCAATTTAATTTACATTGAATGTATTTAGCCACAAATATTAAAGACTATGATACTAATGATAAAATAAAAAACATTTCTAATTCAAATAAAAAAATAAAATGAAAAAAATATGCTAGAAATAATAACTCTCAAATAGATGTTATTATCTCTAAAATGGTTATTACTGAGGGTTGAGACATACCTCGAGCTTGTATGTTATTTCAATTAAGAGACACAAAATCAAAATCACTAACAGAACAAATTGTGGGTAGAGTTAGAAGAAATCCCATTTTAAAAAATTGAAATGATTATGTTGATAATAAAAATGATTACTTTTTTGCTCTTCAATCTTGAGTTTGAGGTGATTTATCTAAGGTTAATAGAAATTTTAAAAGAGTGTATTTAAAAAAAGATCTTATAAAAGTTCAAACTACTTCTCTCCAAAAAATTATTCAAGTTCATTCAGATCATCAATTTGATATAAGAAATTTTGCTATCCAAAACCAACCTTTAATTTTGGAACAAAATATTTTTAAATTATATAAATTATGACAAAAAATGGATTATGACTTAAACAAACAAGCTTGAAATGTGATTAAAAATTTTAATGATTGAAAACTATTGTCTAACTCAACTGATAGAATCATCCAAGAAAACAGAAGAATATTAAAGGACTATGAAAAAACTATGTTTGTCAATAAAATATCGGGTCTTCAACAAGAAAGTTATTTTGAAATAACAAAACAAAAATTAACTATAAAAGACAGCTTATGAAGAGTAATCGATAATTATTTTGATGATAATGATGATTCTGAAATTTGCTTTGATTCTGAAGCTGAAAAAAAATTCGCTATTATACTATCATTGACTAAAAACACAGTTTGAGCAAGAAATTTTTACCCAAATTCAACTATAAATTTTGAATACATTAATATTACAAAAACAAAATCTTATCCTGATTTTATTTTAAAAGATAAAAATAATTTAAATCACATTTTTGAGGTTAAAAGCTTCAATTTGAGCAATGAACAAAAAATTGATATTTTAGCTTATAAAGAAAAAATATCAGATCTTGCAGAATGTTACTTATTTGCTTCCAAAAAAACTAATCAAACTTTCTACATTCCTATTTTAATTGGAAATTTATGAGAAATAAGAAAATTTTCTAAAGGTGTAGAGCATATTATTGATGATAAAAAATTAATAGAGGAACTATCAGTTTAA
- a CDS encoding HsdM family class I SAM-dependent methyltransferase: MDIIIYDLSNKPFWMIEDKDESEISKYASSSANINKIKQLISYYNQERETKFLSYFSFNFSSNKPLFATIKVTDRMKNCPNLEDIYDIWDKNFDSTDLFKINPYNLSKKCLKNNDLILIDNDDIVHNIFNQFLTILRINTVSDKPNSFDKLINLFIAKIYDELQDDINFEVNSNNVSYNVEGKRFQYLSKIDTPESFLIRLYDLYKNGMKYCLNKEIIDYTDDDFWELANKNNNQKLLKMFQNLRLKKDNTFAFIEVFDDYTFKNNFEIVKELVELLQKYKFKYNNKKQFLGDFFEELLNESWKQEAGQFFTPLPIVEMMTNALPIKENIQNKLLSTKIQNELLPKTLDYAYGSGHFLISSMDIIQKYIDNIDLNSIKIDNYKNKIQSYKKDKYSWAKEYVYGIEKDYRLSKTTKIASFLNGDGEANVLNADALLKFDSEIFNGTIFYGKKPNNEIFDYIISNPPYSVKGFMKNFIISGIKPGDGTFEFLNEINYKNTNIESFFLERTYQLLKNNGFASIVLPQSFLTNDKYSEIRSWMLEKFYIKSIFLSGPNTFSGTTTSPVILFLQKSAKNIIDLNYHVFVIHSPIMIDHNSLKLEKDFLGFYFSSNKNKKGITITNFDNLKNKLFRKYKKYVFG, translated from the coding sequence TTGGATATAATTATATATGATTTAAGCAATAAACCGTTTTGAATGATAGAAGATAAAGATGAAAGCGAGATTTCAAAATATGCTTCTTCATCAGCAAATATTAATAAAATAAAGCAATTAATTTCTTATTACAATCAAGAGAGAGAAACGAAATTTTTATCTTATTTTTCTTTTAATTTTTCTAGTAATAAACCTTTATTTGCAACGATAAAAGTAACAGATAGAATGAAAAATTGTCCTAATTTAGAAGATATTTATGATATTTGAGATAAAAATTTTGACAGCACTGATTTGTTTAAAATTAATCCTTATAATTTATCAAAAAAATGTTTAAAAAATAATGATTTAATATTAATAGATAATGATGACATAGTTCATAATATATTTAATCAATTTTTAACTATCCTTAGAATAAATACTGTTTCAGATAAACCTAATTCTTTTGATAAATTAATAAATCTTTTTATTGCAAAAATTTATGATGAATTACAAGATGATATTAATTTTGAAGTAAATTCTAATAATGTATCTTATAATGTTGAAGGAAAAAGGTTTCAGTATTTGTCAAAAATTGATACCCCTGAATCATTTTTAATTAGATTGTATGATTTATATAAAAACGGAATGAAATATTGTTTAAATAAAGAAATAATAGATTATACAGATGATGATTTTTGAGAATTAGCCAATAAAAATAATAATCAAAAATTATTAAAAATGTTTCAAAATTTAAGATTAAAAAAAGATAATACTTTTGCATTTATAGAGGTATTTGATGATTATACTTTTAAAAATAACTTTGAAATAGTTAAAGAATTAGTGGAATTATTACAAAAATATAAATTTAAATATAATAATAAAAAACAATTTTTAGGTGATTTTTTTGAAGAATTATTAAATGAATCGTGAAAGCAAGAAGCGGGACAATTTTTTACTCCATTACCTATAGTGGAAATGATGACAAACGCATTACCAATCAAAGAAAATATACAAAATAAATTATTGTCAACAAAAATACAAAATGAGCTTTTACCTAAAACTTTGGATTATGCTTACGGATCGGGACATTTTTTAATTTCCTCAATGGACATAATTCAAAAATATATTGACAATATTGATTTAAATAGTATAAAAATAGATAATTATAAAAATAAAATCCAAAGCTATAAAAAGGATAAATATTCTTGAGCGAAGGAATACGTTTACGGTATTGAAAAAGATTATAGATTAAGTAAAACTACAAAAATAGCATCTTTCCTAAATGGAGATGGAGAGGCAAACGTTTTAAACGCTGATGCTCTACTTAAATTTGATTCTGAAATATTTAACGGAACTATTTTTTATGGTAAAAAACCTAATAATGAAATATTTGATTATATTATTTCAAATCCTCCATATTCAGTAAAAGGATTTATGAAAAATTTTATTATATCTGGAATAAAACCAGGAGATGGAACTTTTGAATTTTTAAATGAAATAAACTACAAAAATACAAATATTGAATCTTTCTTTTTGGAGAGAACATATCAATTATTAAAAAATAATGGTTTTGCGTCAATTGTGTTACCCCAATCATTTTTAACAAATGATAAATATTCAGAAATTAGATCATGAATGTTAGAAAAATTTTATATTAAATCTATTTTTTTATCTGGTCCAAATACTTTTTCGGGAACTACAACTTCTCCTGTAATTTTATTTTTACAAAAAAGTGCTAAAAACATCATAGATTTAAATTATCATGTTTTTGTAATACATTCACCAATTATGATTGACCATAATTCATTAAAATTAGAAAAAGATTTTTTAGGATTTTACTTCTCTTCAAATAAAAATAAAAAAGGTATAACAATAACTAATTTTGATAATTTAAAAAATAAGTTATTCAGAAAATATAAAAAAT